The proteins below are encoded in one region of Winogradskyella helgolandensis:
- a CDS encoding carboxypeptidase-like regulatory domain-containing protein yields the protein MKIVVLLLALIFNLSIYAQSIRGQVTDSLNKDKLAYANLVIEHTKTGIYSNEDGTFKLDISKTTSSDTLVVSLIGFQQQRIALSGYNNTNDYVLNISLLPKIEALTEVLILSSTKEYEKQRTSLSTGKRKQVFPTSIPFGHETATLIENTKQRRGKLIEVELKFKDSSSEMYKTYQTYYRLAFYNVDDVGFPGELIYHENIIIKPEKHTKNFKIDLEDKTIPFGKKGIFVGIETIKPEHVEITNSMYLTTPSVLNTHAEKQLKFTRFHSNNWSKHTRKSVLKKKYYAIPFIKTKVVFEKQ from the coding sequence ATGAAAATTGTAGTATTACTCTTAGCATTAATATTCAACTTATCTATATATGCTCAATCTATAAGAGGACAAGTTACAGACAGCCTTAATAAAGATAAATTAGCCTACGCTAACCTTGTTATTGAGCATACAAAAACTGGTATATACTCTAATGAAGATGGAACCTTTAAATTAGATATATCAAAAACGACTTCATCAGACACATTAGTAGTGTCATTAATAGGATTTCAACAGCAAAGAATAGCATTATCTGGTTACAACAATACAAATGATTATGTTTTAAACATATCTCTGCTGCCAAAGATAGAAGCCCTCACAGAAGTGCTTATTTTAAGTAGCACTAAAGAATATGAAAAACAGAGAACCAGTCTATCCACAGGTAAAAGAAAACAAGTATTCCCAACATCTATTCCTTTTGGTCACGAAACAGCCACGTTAATAGAAAACACAAAGCAGCGTAGAGGTAAATTAATTGAAGTAGAATTAAAATTTAAAGATTCTAGTAGCGAAATGTATAAAACATATCAAACTTACTATAGGTTAGCTTTTTATAATGTAGACGACGTCGGCTTTCCTGGTGAACTTATATATCATGAAAACATCATTATAAAGCCCGAAAAGCACACGAAGAATTTTAAAATAGATTTAGAAGATAAAACTATACCTTTCGGTAAAAAAGGGATTTTTGTAGGTATTGAAACTATAAAACCAGAACATGTTGAAATCACCAATTCAATGTATTTAACAACGCCGAGCGTTCTAAATACACATGCTGAAAAACAACTAAAATTTACGCGTTTTCATTCAAACAATTGGTCAAAGCATACTCGAAAATCTGTTTTAAAAAAGAAATATTATGCAATTCCTTTTATAAAAACTAAAGTGGTGTTCGAAAAACAGTAA
- a CDS encoding OmpA family protein: MKTKILAFVIVLSTTFSFAQTKLADKFFENYGYVKAIELYEKAVEKGTNSAHVLTRLGDAYYNNSNSEKAAYWYEKALAEHNNIEAEYIYKYIQSLRSIGNYKEADVWFKKLSEAQNGDSRLKGYNPDEVDLFDKLTSKNDDLIVQIENLPFNTENSDFGSYMFNNTLYFASSSSSDKKVYNWNKEPFLDIFQIEVTNEDDGSQSYGETSEINADGINTDYHEASIAITNDGKTMYFTRDNTSKRNRLKYDKEGTTHLQIYKATLVDGEWTDVEELPFNDDLYSTGHPALSPDNKSLYFVSDRDGGMGQTDIYSVTINEDGTYGSPENLGDEINTEGREMFPFISNDNTFYFSSDGHLNLGLLDIFQSNILKGDATKAPVNIGAPFNSGYDDFAYFINSETQKGYFSSNRLGGKGSDDIYSYSVTECHQQITGIAREQRTDIILSGVTVQLIDETGKILEKVVTTEDGAYTFDVECGKTYTILGSKPDYVDDKGTITTTNENEKVNSLDLSLRPLIMEDQIVINPIFFDFDKSNIRTDAQYELENIVDVLRKHPEMIIKIESHTDSRGRDNYNLKLSDRRAKSTRDYLLSRDISPERIESAIGFGETQLLNDCGNNSNCSEEDHQLNRRSYFYIIDKDR, encoded by the coding sequence ATGAAGACCAAAATATTAGCGTTCGTTATAGTTTTAAGTACTACATTCTCTTTTGCCCAAACAAAATTGGCAGATAAATTTTTTGAGAATTATGGCTATGTAAAAGCCATTGAATTGTATGAAAAAGCTGTTGAAAAAGGAACAAATAGCGCCCATGTATTAACACGCTTAGGTGATGCTTATTACAATAATTCTAATTCTGAAAAAGCAGCTTATTGGTATGAGAAGGCCTTAGCTGAACACAATAACATTGAAGCTGAATATATTTATAAATATATTCAATCTCTAAGGAGCATTGGAAATTACAAAGAAGCCGATGTATGGTTTAAAAAACTTAGTGAAGCTCAAAATGGAGATAGTAGACTTAAAGGTTACAATCCTGATGAAGTTGATCTTTTTGATAAATTAACTTCAAAAAACGATGATCTTATTGTTCAAATTGAAAATCTACCTTTCAATACTGAAAATTCTGATTTTGGATCGTACATGTTTAATAATACACTTTATTTCGCGTCATCAAGTAGTAGCGATAAAAAAGTATATAATTGGAATAAAGAACCATTCTTAGATATCTTTCAAATAGAAGTTACAAATGAAGACGATGGTTCTCAATCCTATGGAGAAACTTCTGAAATTAATGCAGATGGAATAAACACCGACTATCATGAAGCTTCCATTGCAATAACTAATGATGGAAAAACCATGTATTTCACAAGAGATAATACATCGAAGCGCAATAGATTAAAGTACGATAAAGAAGGAACAACACACCTCCAAATATATAAAGCAACTTTAGTAGATGGTGAATGGACTGATGTTGAAGAATTACCATTTAATGATGATTTATATTCAACAGGGCATCCAGCATTAAGTCCAGATAATAAAAGCTTATACTTTGTATCTGACCGCGATGGTGGTATGGGACAAACGGATATTTACTCAGTTACTATAAATGAAGATGGGACTTATGGATCACCTGAAAATTTAGGAGACGAAATCAATACAGAAGGACGTGAAATGTTTCCTTTTATAAGTAATGATAATACATTCTATTTTTCTTCAGATGGTCATTTAAATTTAGGCCTTTTAGATATTTTTCAATCTAACATATTAAAAGGAGACGCGACAAAAGCTCCTGTTAACATTGGTGCCCCTTTTAATAGTGGTTATGATGATTTTGCTTATTTTATAAATAGTGAAACACAAAAAGGTTATTTCTCTTCTAACCGATTAGGAGGCAAAGGAAGTGATGATATTTATAGTTACTCAGTAACAGAATGTCACCAACAAATTACAGGTATTGCAAGAGAACAAAGAACAGATATTATTTTAAGTGGAGTTACAGTTCAACTTATTGACGAAACTGGTAAAATATTAGAGAAAGTTGTAACGACTGAAGATGGTGCTTATACATTTGATGTAGAATGTGGAAAAACATACACTATCTTAGGCTCTAAACCAGATTACGTAGATGATAAAGGAACCATTACAACGACTAATGAGAATGAAAAAGTAAATTCATTAGATTTATCATTACGACCATTAATTATGGAAGATCAGATTGTGATTAATCCAATATTCTTTGATTTTGATAAATCTAACATACGAACAGACGCACAATATGAATTAGAGAATATCGTTGATGTCTTGCGTAAGCATCCTGAAATGATTATTAAAATTGAGTCACATACTGATAGTAGAGGTCGCGATAATTATAATTTAAAGTTATCTGATCGACGTGCAAAATCTACTAGAGACTATCTTTTATCAAGAGACATCAGTCCAGAAAGAATAGAGAGTGCAATTGGCTTTGGTGAAACACAACTTTTAAATGATTGTGGAAATAATTCTAATTGTTCCGAAGAAGATCATCAATTAAATAGACGTTCATACTTTTATATAATAGATAAAGATAGATAG